Within the Micrococcales bacterium genome, the region CCTTCTGCTCCGCCATCCGCTGGGCTCCGACCGCGAGCGAGAGGGTCACCGTCGGCAGCAGTCCTTCGGGGACCAGCGCCACCGTGACCCCGATGCCGAAGATGAACCCTTGCGCAGGCGGCACGCCGAGCAGCAGCATCACGACGAAGAAGACCACCCCGACGCTGGCGGCGACCACGGCGATGGTTCGCACCAGGCGCCTGATGTCCGCCTCGAGCGGGGTGCGCGGACGGGCCTGGGACTGGGTGAGGCGCGCGATCTGAGCGAACCGGGTGCTGCCGCCGGTCGCAGCGACCACCGCCCTGCCCACGCCCTGCGACGAAGGTCCCGGCGTACAGGCCACCATCGGGTCCGATGGGCTCGGGGACGCTCTCCCCGTGAGGGTGGAGGTGTCCACCAACAAGCCGGTGGACTGCAGGCGGGTCATGTCCGCAGGGACCCGGTCCCCCTCGCCCAGCACCACGACATCGCCGGGCACCACAGCCGTGGCCTCGACGATCACCTCCACCCCGTCGCGCAGAACCGTCACCTGGGCAGGCAGGAGTTCGCTCAGCCGGCCCGCCGCGCGTTCGGCCCGGTACTCCTGCACGAATGCGAACACACCGTTCACGATCACGACCAGCACGATGGCCAGGGCCAGTTGTGGAAGTCCGCCGACCACCGCGAGAGCGGCCGCGGCCCAGAGCATGATGGCGAAGAAGTGGCCGGACTGGCCCAGGAACTGCCGCCAGAGCGGCACCGGTTGGACGTGCGGTATGGCATTGGGCCCGATCCGCGCCAGCGTCTCTGCGGCCTGCTCGGCGGCGGTCAGGCCGAGGTCGACCCCGTTCCTGTCCGCATCCACCGCATCTCACCGCCCCGGGCGCCCTGCGCCTGCCACCCATTATCCGCCCGGCCGGAAGGTGGGAGTGATCCGGACAGCCGGGAGCGATCCAACCGGTCGCGCAACTCCGCCCCTCGCGCGACCGATCGGAGAACTACCTTCCAAGGGGAAGGCGGGAGTGATACGTATGGGCGGGAGCGATCCAACCGGTCCCTTTCTCTCCCTGGTGTACGTTTCTCTCCCCGGTAGGCTTCCCGGCGGTCGGCCTGCTGACCGTCATCTGCACCCGGAACAACCTGTCCCCGATCGGCGTGGTGAAGACCGCCTCGATCCGGGTGTACCCCTGAGCGCGGGCCTGCTCGATGGCCGCCTGCCGGGCGTGGTCGACACTGTCGGCGGAGATCTCTATGGTGGTGATCATGGGTCCAGTGTGTGCGCTGGGCGACCGGATGTGCGTCGGCAACCGACGCGGGGCGGTCTGGCCTGGCAGTCCAGATTCATCGGGTTTGCGATCGGGGCGCCATCAAAGCGCAAAGGGGCGTAGCCTTGGGCCGCACTTCGGAGGTGCCTCATGGGGCGTGTCAGGTCCGTTGTTCTTGTTGCCGCGATGGCATTGATGTCAGGCTCGATCATCTCGAACCCCGCAGCGGGCGTCGAGAAGCGCCGGCAGACTCGAACGCCCATCCGCGCCCCGAGGTCAGTGCAGCAGTCGCGACACGTCTCCCCCCCTACGGGACCTCGTCAAGACCGCCGCAGCGGCCCCCGACACCCAGCCTCTGGACTCGGTCAGTAAACCGGTTCCAAACAAGCCGGTGCCGCAAGAGCGCATCGACGCGATGCTCGCCACCAACCCCGGCCCACCGGTCATTCCGGACCCCACTGGTCCAGGCGACGTCGACATGCCCGCCCTCGCAGGCAGCTTCGAAGGATCCAAGAACGCCGACAACACCTCGGGGGTCTACCGCCGGACACCGTTGGCGACGTGGGACCCAATCACTACGTGCAGATGGTGAACCTGGTCTTCCAAATCTTCAACAAGTCCGGGACATCGCTGCTCGGCCCGTCGAACAGCAACGTGCTCTGGGCCGGCTTCGGCGGCGACTGTCAGACACAGAACTCTGGCGACCCGATCGTGCAGTACGACCAGTTCGCCGATCGATGGTTGATATCGCAGTTCGCCATCAACGGCAACTCCTACCGCGAATGTGTGGCTATCTCCCAGACACCCGACCCTACCGGGGCGTGGCACCGATACGCCTTCGCGTACAACGAACTCCCCGACTATCCGAAGTTCGGTGTCTGGCCCGACGGCTACTACGTGACCTACAACATGTTCCAGCTGATCTCACCACCCAACAACTACAACTTCACAGGCGCCAAGGTCTGCGCACTCGATAGGTCGGCCATGTTGGCGGGAGGCGCCGCCACGCAGCAATGCTTCGATCGGGCACAGGAGTGGGCCCTGCTTCCCTCGGATGCCGACGGCACAACGCCGCCGCCCGCCGGGTCGCCCAACTACGTGCTCGCGGAGCACTGGAGTGACCAGACCAAACTCACGATGTACAAGTTCGCGGTCGATTGGGCGACCCCCGCGAACAGCGCACTCATCGGACCCACACAAATCAATGTCAACGCTTTCGTCTGGGCCTGCCTGAACACCGGTTTCGCGCCGTGCGTTCCCCAGAGTTCGACCGGTCAGAAACTGGATTCACTGGGTAACCATCTGATGTATCGGCTCGCCTACCGCAACTTCGGGGATCACGAGTCGCTGGTGGCTAACCACTCGGTGAACATCACCAACACCCAGACTGGTATTGGCTGGTACGAGATCCGCAGCCCGGGTGCCACCAACCCCGTCGTCCATCAACAGGGAACCACTGCCGATCCCAACGGCACCACGTACCGATGGATGGGTTCGCTGGCTCAGGACAAGTTGGGCAACATGGCTTTGGGCTACAGCACCTCGAGCAGCACGACGTTCCCGGGGATCCGTTACGTCGGGCGGCTGTCCGGCGACCCGTTGAACACCATGCCGCAAGCGGAGTCGACGGTCATCGATGGCACCGGCGCCCAGACCGGCACCGCCGGCCGATGGGGCGATTACTCCGCGATGCACACGGATCCGATCGACAACTGCACCTTCTGGTACACCAACGAGTACCTCGCCGCGACCGGGCCTACTCCATGGCGCACCCGGCTCGCGAACTTCAAATATCCGAACTGCACCGGTTCAGCCACGACTCCCGGAGCGCCGTCGGTAACAGCGGCCCCGAGTGATCAGAAGGTGGATGTGTCCTTCACCAACGCGCCCAACGGCGACATGCCGGTGGTGAGTTACACCGTGACGGCCACACCCGGGGGCGCCACCTGCACCACGCGAGTGGGTGTCACCCCGAACCCGCTGGCCTGCAAGCTTCAGCGGGTTGACCAACGGGCAGCCGTACTCGTTCAGCGTCGTCGCGAAGAACGGGCTCGGCGATGGGACCGCGGGCGTGGCGAACGCGACGCCTAGGACACTGCCAGGGCACCCCAATCCGCTTCGGCCGCGCCAGGCAACACCGATGCCTCAGTGACCTGGTCCCCGCCTGCCAGCGACGGCGGCGCGGCCATCTCCAAGTACACGGTGACCGCCTCACCGGGCGGTGCGACGTGCGCCACCGGGGGTACGGGCTGCACGGTGCCCGGGCTGACCAACGGTCAGGCCTACACCTTCACAGTGGTCGCCACGAACGCCGCTGGCGACGGTCCGCCGAGCGCGGCGACCGCCTGAGTCACCCCGCAGAGCGCCGCCCAGACGGCCACGGTGAAGACGGGCCAAGAAGATCAAGCCCAAGGGCAAGACCGTGCTGCTGAAGAAGGCGGTGACGACCAACGCCAATCAGAAGGCGAAGGCCAAGGTGACGGTGAAGCCGAAGGGCAAGAAGTACGCCAAGGTCACGATCTCCAAGAAGGGAAGGTGACGATCCAGACGAAGGGCAAGAAGAAGTTGAAGGTGACCCTGAAGGCTGACCGCGCCGGCCACGGCACAGTACAACGCGTACTCCTTCACCAAGAAGTGGAAGGTCAAGAAGTAGCGGGCTACCCCGAACGGGCACCCTAACCACACACGGCGATTCTGCCGATGCGGTCTATGTGGGACACGTCTGCTCGCGCATGCCATGGATACGGCCATGACCGCCGTCGCCGAGCGGGCAGTCGCGTCGCCTGCATTCGACCGGCGGCCGCGAGTGGCCATGAAGTGGAAGTTGCTCGGTGCGTTCGCGGGGGCGTTCAGCATCGTCTTCGGGTTCATCGCGGTGTGGGTCATCCACGACGCGGGGACCAAGGCCCGGACCGGCTCGTGACCGAAATTTGAACAACACGGCGGTGGGTGCGGCTCGCTCGCTGGACGCAGACCAGTTCGCTGATTTGCTGGCCACGGTCCCAGCGGTACCCGACCCGTCGAATCCAGCCGGGCTCGGGTACCCCGACAGTCAGGCGTACGTCGATCTGGCACGACAACTGTTCTCGGTCAAGGACATCGTCCCGGAAGCCAACCCGTACACGTACTACCTGAACCCCGAGGATGGCGAGTTGTACTTCGCGGTCTCGTCGGGCTACTTCTACACCCCGCAGTTCGGGGTGATGTACAAGGAACCGGTGGCCAACGTCGCGGACCAGCAGACGTACCAGCGAATGGCCGAGGGCCTGACGAACACCACCGATGAACCGCCCTACACCGATGCGTACGGCTCGTAGTGTCCGTGTACAGCCCGATCCTCGACTCGGACGGCAAGGTCGTGGGGCGATCGGGATCGACTACTCCTGGCGTACGTCGCCACCGTTCAGAAGGACGTCCAGCGCAACATGTTCGTGGTGCTCGGCGGACGGCGTCCACTGCTCCTGCTCGTCCTGATCCTGTCGAGCACCTTGGTGCGCCCGCTGGCCAGACTGACCGCCGCCACGCGCCGGATCGCGGACGGCGAGTACGACCTCGACGTGCGGTCGCTGGTGAAGTCCCGCTTCCCCGACGAGATGTACGAACTCGGCCAGTCGTTCACGGTGATGGCCGAGAAGGTGGCGGCCCGTGAACGGCACCTGACCAAAGAGGTGCAACGCCTGCGGGTGGAGATCGACCAGAGCAAACGGGACGAGGCGGTCCGCGAGATCACCAGCACGGACTTCTTCGAGGATCTCAGCGGCAAAGCCGACCGTTCGCGGG harbors:
- a CDS encoding fibronectin type III domain-containing protein; its protein translation is MTWSPPASDGGAAISKYTVTASPGGATCATGGTGCTVPGLTNGQAYTFTVVATNAAGDGPPSAATA
- a CDS encoding methyl-accepting chemotaxis protein; translation: MFVVLGGRRPLLLLVLILSSTLVRPLARLTAATRRIADGEYDLDVRSLVKSRFPDEMYELGQSFTVMAEKVAARERHLTKEVQRLRVEIDQSKRDEAVREITSTDFFEDLSGKADRSRAALRREGAPVNPCRRSPFPASHWTSWMWVTAA